One Micromonospora sp. WMMD812 genomic window carries:
- the ahcY gene encoding adenosylhomocysteinase produces the protein MTSTLPASSGTPSEARPSTVAEGDFKVADLALAEFGRKEIQLAEHEMPGLMALRREFADAQPLAGARITGSLHMTIQTAVLIETLTALGAHVRWASCNIFSTQDHAAAAIVVGPHGTPDAPSGVPVYAWKGETLEEYWWCTEQVLTWPDGQGPNMILDDGGDATLLVHKGAEFEKAGVVPPVESADSEEYAVILGLLHRSLAEDGQLWTRVAGGIKGVTEETTTGVHRLYEMQREGSLLFPAINVNDSVTKSKFDNKYGCRHSLIDGINRATDVLIGGKMAVVMGYGDVGKGCAESLRGQGARVVVTEVDPICALQAAMDGYQVATLDDVVEQADIFVTATGCFSVITHEHMARMKHQAIVGNIGHFDNEIDMAGLAKRSDVERVNIKPQVDLWRFEDGHAIIVLSEGRLLNLGNATGHPSFVMSNSFSNQTIAQIELFTKTDEYPIGVYVLPKHLDEKVARLHLDALGAKLTTLRKEQAAYLGVPVEGPFKPEHYRY, from the coding sequence ATGACCAGCACCCTCCCGGCGTCCAGCGGCACGCCGTCCGAGGCCCGGCCGAGCACCGTCGCCGAGGGCGACTTCAAGGTGGCGGATCTGGCGCTCGCCGAGTTCGGGCGCAAGGAAATCCAGCTCGCCGAGCACGAGATGCCCGGCCTGATGGCTCTCCGCCGTGAGTTCGCCGACGCCCAGCCGCTGGCGGGGGCCCGGATCACCGGCTCGCTGCACATGACCATCCAGACGGCCGTCCTGATCGAGACCCTGACCGCGCTCGGCGCGCACGTCCGGTGGGCGTCCTGCAACATCTTCTCCACCCAGGACCACGCCGCCGCGGCGATCGTGGTCGGCCCGCACGGCACGCCCGACGCGCCGTCCGGCGTGCCGGTGTACGCCTGGAAGGGCGAGACGCTCGAGGAGTACTGGTGGTGCACCGAGCAGGTGCTGACCTGGCCGGACGGCCAGGGCCCCAACATGATCCTCGACGACGGCGGTGACGCCACCCTGCTGGTGCACAAGGGCGCCGAGTTCGAGAAGGCCGGCGTCGTGCCGCCGGTCGAGTCCGCCGACTCCGAGGAGTACGCGGTCATCCTCGGCCTGCTGCACCGCTCGCTCGCCGAGGACGGGCAGCTCTGGACCCGGGTCGCCGGCGGCATCAAGGGGGTCACCGAGGAGACCACCACCGGTGTGCACCGGCTCTACGAGATGCAGCGCGAGGGCAGCCTGCTCTTCCCCGCGATCAACGTGAACGACTCGGTGACGAAGAGCAAGTTCGACAACAAGTACGGCTGCCGCCACTCGCTCATCGACGGCATCAACCGGGCCACCGACGTCCTCATCGGCGGCAAGATGGCCGTGGTCATGGGCTACGGCGACGTGGGCAAGGGCTGCGCCGAGTCGCTGCGCGGGCAGGGCGCCCGGGTGGTGGTGACCGAGGTGGACCCGATCTGCGCGCTGCAGGCGGCGATGGACGGCTACCAGGTGGCCACCCTGGACGACGTGGTCGAGCAGGCGGACATCTTCGTCACGGCGACCGGCTGCTTCAGCGTCATCACCCACGAGCACATGGCCCGGATGAAGCACCAGGCCATCGTCGGCAACATCGGCCACTTCGACAACGAGATCGACATGGCCGGGCTGGCCAAGCGCTCGGACGTCGAGCGGGTGAACATCAAGCCGCAGGTCGACCTCTGGCGCTTCGAGGACGGCCACGCGATCATCGTGCTCTCCGAGGGGCGCCTGCTGAACCTCGGCAACGCGACCGGGCACCCGAGCTTCGTCATGTCGAACTCGTTCTCGAACCAGACGATCGCCCAGATCGAGCTGTTCACCAAGACGGACGAGTACCCGATTGGCGTCTACGTGCTCCCCAAGCACCTGGACGAGAAGGTCGCCCGGCTGCACCTGGACGCCCTCGGCGCCAAGCTGACCACGCTCCGCAAGGAGCAGGCCGCCTACCTCGGCGTGCCGGTGGAGGGCCCGTTCAAGCCCGAGCACTACCGCTACTGA
- the manA gene encoding mannose-6-phosphate isomerase, class I, with protein sequence MELLYGPIRDYAWGSRSAIATLQGRPVPSDGPEAELWLGAHPGAPAAVERDGTRVSLADVLAADPEHWLSTPVVNRFGTRLPFLLKVLAADAALSLQAHPDAKQARAGHAADLARPEGQRNYVDPYHKPELLVALSPFEALCGFRDPMESAAAIAAFGVPALEPVVAALRSGVPGLRSAVRTLLTWPGDDRAGLVAAVVAAPVDGPDAALARALAADYPADPGVLVALLLHHVRLAPGEAIWMPAGNLHAYLRGCGVEIMAASDNVLRGGLTPKRVDVDELLRVLRFEVLDEPVCAARPVGPGVDSWPVPVEDFALYRVTVGGDVPAVDLPVTGPRVVLCVSGSVTVDDGTGALTLGSGQAAVGGAAAGSVRIGGSGEAYVASSGLR encoded by the coding sequence GTGGAACTGCTGTACGGGCCGATTCGGGACTACGCCTGGGGGTCCCGCTCGGCGATCGCGACGCTGCAGGGGCGCCCGGTGCCGAGCGACGGCCCGGAGGCCGAGCTGTGGCTCGGCGCGCATCCGGGGGCGCCGGCGGCGGTCGAGCGCGACGGTACGCGGGTGAGCCTGGCCGACGTGCTGGCCGCCGACCCCGAGCACTGGCTCAGCACGCCGGTGGTCAACCGGTTCGGCACCCGGCTCCCGTTCCTGCTCAAGGTGCTCGCCGCCGACGCGGCGCTGAGCCTGCAGGCCCACCCGGACGCGAAGCAGGCCCGGGCGGGGCACGCCGCGGACCTGGCGCGTCCGGAGGGGCAGCGCAACTACGTCGACCCCTACCACAAGCCGGAGTTGCTGGTCGCGCTGTCGCCGTTCGAAGCGCTCTGCGGATTCCGTGACCCGATGGAGTCGGCGGCCGCGATCGCCGCGTTCGGCGTACCGGCGTTGGAGCCGGTCGTCGCCGCGTTGCGGAGCGGGGTTCCGGGTCTGCGCAGCGCCGTACGCACGCTGCTGACCTGGCCGGGGGACGATCGGGCCGGGCTGGTGGCCGCGGTGGTGGCGGCCCCGGTCGACGGGCCGGACGCCGCCCTCGCCCGCGCCCTGGCGGCCGACTATCCGGCCGACCCGGGCGTGCTGGTCGCGCTGCTGCTGCACCACGTGCGGCTGGCGCCCGGTGAGGCGATCTGGATGCCCGCGGGCAACCTGCACGCCTACCTGCGGGGCTGTGGCGTGGAGATCATGGCGGCGAGCGACAACGTGCTGCGGGGCGGTCTGACGCCGAAGCGGGTGGACGTCGACGAGTTGCTGCGGGTGCTGCGCTTCGAGGTGCTGGACGAGCCGGTGTGCGCGGCCCGCCCGGTGGGTCCCGGGGTGGACTCCTGGCCGGTGCCGGTGGAGGACTTCGCGCTGTACCGGGTCACCGTGGGCGGCGACGTGCCGGCGGTGGACCTCCCGGTGACCGGGCCCCGGGTGGTGCTCTGCGTGAGCGGCTCGGTCACCGTGGACGACGGCACCGGCGCGCTGACCCTCGGTTCCGGTCAGGCGGCCGTGGGCGGTGCGGCCGCCGGGTCGGTGCGAATCGGCGGGTCGGGTGAGGCGTACGTCGCCTCCAGCGGCCTGCGGTGA
- a CDS encoding cation diffusion facilitator family transporter: protein MSAEGGTKAIVAALLANIGIAVTKFLAFALTGSSSMLAESIHSVADSGNQGLLLLGGKRAKREATPQHPFGYGRERYIYAFIVSIVLFSVGGLFALYEAYHKWHDPHGIDNYQWVPVTVLVIAIILESFSFRTAIKESNHVRGNQSWVKFIRRAKAPELPVVLLEDFGALLGLIFALFGVGMTLATGNGEWDALGTAMIGVLLVTIAVVLAIETKSLLLGEGAESHDLAAIERAVTDGPEVERIIHMKTLYLGPEELMVAAKVAVAPCDSAEELARGINVVEARIRSAVPIARVIYLEPDIYSAAAEQAGTGAASHTAVAEPEDEASGRPGS from the coding sequence GTGAGCGCCGAAGGCGGGACCAAGGCGATCGTCGCCGCTCTGCTGGCGAACATCGGCATCGCCGTCACGAAGTTCCTCGCGTTCGCGCTGACGGGCTCCTCGTCGATGCTGGCCGAGTCGATCCACTCGGTCGCCGACTCCGGCAACCAGGGACTGCTGCTGCTGGGTGGCAAGCGGGCCAAGCGGGAGGCCACCCCGCAGCACCCGTTCGGCTACGGCCGGGAGCGCTACATCTACGCGTTCATCGTCTCCATCGTGCTGTTCAGCGTCGGTGGCCTGTTCGCGCTCTACGAGGCTTACCACAAGTGGCACGACCCGCACGGCATTGACAACTACCAGTGGGTTCCGGTGACCGTGCTGGTGATCGCGATCATCCTGGAGTCGTTCTCCTTCCGGACGGCCATCAAGGAGTCCAACCACGTCCGCGGCAACCAGTCCTGGGTGAAGTTCATCCGGCGGGCCAAGGCCCCGGAGCTGCCGGTGGTGCTGTTGGAGGACTTCGGCGCGCTGCTCGGCCTGATCTTCGCCCTCTTCGGCGTCGGGATGACGCTCGCCACCGGCAACGGTGAGTGGGACGCCCTGGGCACCGCGATGATCGGCGTCCTGCTGGTGACCATCGCGGTCGTGCTGGCCATCGAGACGAAGAGCCTGCTGCTCGGCGAGGGCGCGGAGTCGCACGACCTGGCCGCCATCGAACGGGCCGTGACCGACGGCCCGGAGGTGGAGCGGATCATCCACATGAAGACGCTCTACCTCGGGCCGGAGGAACTGATGGTGGCCGCGAAGGTCGCCGTGGCACCGTGCGACAGCGCCGAGGAGTTGGCGCGCGGCATCAACGTCGTCGAGGCGCGGATCCGCTCGGCGGTGCCGATCGCCCGGGTCATCTACCTCGAGCCGGACATCTACAGCGCCGCCGCCGAGCAGGCGGGCACCGGCGCCGCGTCACACACCGCCGTGGCGGAGCCGGAGGACGAGGCGTCCGGGCGGCCTGGGAGCTGA
- a CDS encoding SIS domain-containing protein yields the protein MIDGTAGVSGYRNADEALLDDPDALAERDPGGMLRHTASAGAQVRESAALAAEANLSALADDGRPRAVVIAGIGTAGRTGDVLATVAGPRCPVPVIAHRSAGVPGWVGAADVVIAVSASGRSPEALGAAEAAHRRGARLVAVGAPDSQLQSVAERARAPFIPVPRRAPARASLWALTVPVLLAARSLGLVKVNEADLAETAARLDADADRSRPTAESFVNPAKSLALGLAGSIPIVWGSSPLATVAARRFGDTLSANARYPVVTGALGEAGRGRVGLLDGVFGGLVEGERDIFADPDEDAGDATRLRLVLLRDGGLNPEDDADEPLAVEERRADAVQTLAERRGVRCDVVTAEGGSALERLASLVAVPDFASIYLALAHGLDPMAVPAITEMKELSNQ from the coding sequence GTGATCGACGGTACGGCCGGGGTCAGCGGTTACCGGAACGCCGACGAGGCCCTGCTCGACGACCCGGACGCGCTCGCCGAGCGCGACCCGGGCGGCATGCTGCGGCACACCGCCTCCGCGGGGGCGCAGGTGCGCGAGTCGGCCGCGCTGGCCGCCGAGGCGAACCTGTCCGCGCTCGCCGACGACGGCCGGCCGCGGGCCGTGGTGATCGCCGGCATCGGCACCGCCGGCCGCACCGGTGACGTGCTCGCCACGGTCGCCGGCCCGCGCTGCCCGGTGCCGGTGATCGCCCACCGCAGCGCCGGTGTACCGGGCTGGGTGGGCGCCGCCGACGTGGTCATCGCGGTGAGCGCCTCCGGTCGCAGTCCGGAGGCGTTGGGCGCCGCCGAGGCGGCGCACCGCCGCGGCGCCCGGCTGGTCGCGGTCGGCGCGCCCGACTCGCAGCTCCAGTCCGTCGCCGAGCGGGCCCGGGCGCCGTTCATCCCGGTGCCCCGCCGCGCCCCGGCCCGAGCCAGTCTCTGGGCGCTCACCGTGCCGGTGCTGCTCGCCGCCCGTTCGCTCGGGCTGGTGAAGGTGAACGAGGCGGACCTCGCCGAGACCGCGGCGCGGCTCGACGCGGACGCCGACCGGAGCCGGCCGACCGCGGAGTCGTTCGTCAACCCGGCAAAGTCGTTGGCCCTGGGGCTGGCCGGCTCGATCCCGATCGTCTGGGGCTCGTCCCCGCTGGCCACCGTCGCGGCCCGCCGTTTCGGCGACACCCTCTCGGCCAACGCCCGCTACCCGGTGGTGACCGGAGCGCTGGGTGAGGCCGGGCGGGGCCGGGTGGGGCTGCTCGACGGCGTCTTCGGCGGCCTGGTCGAGGGGGAGCGGGACATCTTCGCCGACCCCGACGAGGACGCGGGCGACGCGACGCGGCTGCGGTTGGTGCTGCTGCGCGACGGCGGCCTGAACCCCGAGGACGACGCCGACGAGCCGCTCGCCGTCGAGGAGCGTCGCGCCGACGCCGTGCAGACGCTGGCCGAGCGCCGCGGGGTGCGCTGCGACGTGGTGACCGCCGAGGGCGGCTCGGCGCTGGAGCGGCTGGCCTCGCTGGTCGCGGTCCCGGACTTCGCCTCGATCTACCTCGCACTGGCCCACGGGCTGGACCCGATGGCGGTGCCCGCCATCACCGAGATGAAGGAGCTGTCGAACCAGTGA
- a CDS encoding Trm112 family protein, translating to MALDPQLLEILACPDTHHAPLDYDAQAQTLTCTECGRIFEVRDDVPVLLLDEARGGPGQQP from the coding sequence GTGGCCCTGGACCCGCAGTTGCTCGAGATACTGGCCTGTCCGGACACGCACCACGCACCGCTCGACTACGACGCGCAGGCGCAGACGCTGACCTGCACCGAGTGCGGCCGGATCTTCGAGGTCCGCGACGACGTGCCGGTGCTGCTGCTGGACGAGGCGCGCGGCGGCCCGGGGCAGCAGCCGTGA
- a CDS encoding phosphomannomutase/phosphoglucomutase codes for MSDLSQIVKAYDVRGTVPDQWDERAAEALGAAFTQLLNATDEPGDAVVIGYDMRPTSPGLAAAFAAGVRAEGRSVIEIGLASTDMLYFASGSLDLPGAMFTASHNPAQYNGIKMCRAGARPIGQDSGLAEIRDRAQALLDKGESHPAGAPSRPVEQREMLADYAAYLRKLVDLADIRPLRVVVDAGNGMAGYTVPTVLGDATLSPLPLEIVPLYFELDGSFPNHEANPLDPANLVDLQRAVVAHGAEIGLAFDGDADRCFVVDERGEPVSPSAITALVAARELAKHPGSTVIHGIITSHAVPEIIREHGGEPMVARVGHSFIKAEMARTNAIFGGEHSAHYYFRDFWFADTGMLAAMHTLAALGEQSQPLSVLAAEYERYVASGEINSTVADQGATMREVRAAYPDAEVDELDGLTLLFSDGAWFNLRASNTEPLLRLNVEAPTRARMIALRDEVLDRVRR; via the coding sequence GTGTCTGATCTGTCCCAGATCGTGAAGGCGTACGACGTCCGAGGGACGGTGCCGGACCAGTGGGACGAGCGGGCGGCCGAGGCCCTCGGCGCCGCGTTCACCCAGCTGCTGAACGCCACCGACGAGCCGGGCGACGCCGTGGTCATCGGCTATGACATGCGGCCCACCTCGCCGGGGCTGGCCGCCGCGTTCGCCGCCGGTGTCCGCGCCGAGGGGCGCTCGGTCATCGAGATCGGGCTCGCCTCCACCGACATGCTCTACTTCGCCTCCGGTTCGCTCGACCTGCCCGGGGCGATGTTCACCGCGAGTCACAACCCGGCGCAGTACAACGGCATCAAGATGTGCCGGGCGGGGGCCCGGCCGATCGGGCAGGACAGCGGGCTCGCCGAGATCCGCGACCGGGCTCAGGCGCTGCTGGACAAGGGCGAGTCGCATCCGGCCGGCGCGCCGAGCCGGCCCGTCGAGCAGCGGGAGATGCTGGCGGACTACGCGGCGTACCTGCGCAAGCTGGTCGACCTCGCGGACATCCGTCCGCTTCGGGTGGTGGTCGACGCCGGCAACGGGATGGCCGGCTACACGGTGCCGACGGTGCTGGGTGACGCCACGCTGTCGCCGCTGCCGCTGGAGATCGTGCCGCTCTACTTCGAACTGGACGGCAGCTTCCCCAACCACGAGGCCAACCCGCTGGACCCGGCCAACCTGGTCGACCTTCAGCGGGCGGTGGTCGCGCACGGCGCCGAGATCGGGCTGGCCTTCGACGGCGACGCCGACCGCTGCTTCGTGGTGGACGAGCGGGGCGAGCCGGTCTCGCCTTCGGCGATCACCGCGCTGGTCGCCGCCCGCGAGTTGGCCAAGCATCCCGGTTCGACGGTCATCCACGGCATCATCACCTCCCACGCCGTTCCGGAGATCATCCGGGAGCACGGCGGGGAGCCGATGGTGGCGCGGGTGGGGCACTCCTTCATCAAGGCGGAGATGGCCCGTACCAACGCCATCTTCGGCGGCGAGCACTCCGCGCACTACTACTTCCGTGACTTCTGGTTCGCCGACACCGGCATGCTGGCGGCGATGCACACACTGGCCGCGCTCGGTGAGCAGTCGCAGCCGCTGTCGGTGCTGGCGGCCGAGTACGAGCGCTACGTCGCCTCCGGCGAGATCAATTCGACGGTGGCCGACCAGGGCGCGACGATGCGCGAGGTGCGGGCCGCGTATCCGGACGCCGAGGTGGACGAGCTGGACGGGCTCACCCTGCTCTTCTCGGACGGCGCCTGGTTCAACCTGCGCGCGTCCAACACCGAGCCGCTGCTGCGGCTCAACGTCGAGGCGCCCACCCGCGCGCGGATGATCGCGCTTCGCGACGAGGTGCTCGACCGCGTTCGCCGATAA
- the nfi gene encoding deoxyribonuclease V (cleaves DNA at apurinic or apyrimidinic sites), translated as MLGMTAAAVPEPARGPVPEATGGGYAVGTPRSVAEAVAVQEELRSRVDLVGPGPAAPATVAGLDVAYAESGDLLAAAVTVLDGRTLDVVDEAVSVGRPAFGYVPGLFAFRELPALRAALDRLTTRPDLLVCDGHGLAHPRRFGLACHLGVVTGLPAIGVGKTPLVGDWTAPAAHRGAWSPLRDGGEVVGRVLRTRDGVKPVFVSVGHRMSLDNAAGQVLALTPRYRLPETTRTADRLCRNALAAAGQGT; from the coding sequence ATGCTGGGGATGACAGCCGCAGCGGTGCCGGAGCCGGCACGGGGGCCGGTACCGGAGGCCACCGGCGGCGGGTACGCCGTCGGGACGCCGCGCAGCGTGGCGGAGGCGGTGGCCGTACAGGAGGAGTTGCGGTCGCGGGTCGACCTGGTCGGGCCCGGTCCGGCCGCGCCCGCGACGGTGGCCGGGCTGGATGTGGCGTACGCCGAGAGCGGTGACCTCCTCGCAGCGGCCGTCACGGTGCTCGACGGCCGGACGCTGGACGTCGTCGACGAGGCGGTCAGCGTGGGTCGGCCCGCCTTCGGCTACGTGCCGGGGCTCTTCGCGTTCCGGGAGTTGCCGGCGCTGCGCGCCGCGCTCGACCGGCTGACGACCCGCCCGGACCTGCTGGTCTGCGACGGGCACGGGCTTGCTCATCCGCGCCGCTTCGGGCTCGCCTGTCACCTCGGCGTGGTCACCGGCCTGCCAGCGATCGGGGTGGGGAAGACCCCGCTGGTTGGCGACTGGACAGCGCCCGCGGCGCACCGCGGCGCCTGGTCGCCGTTGCGGGACGGGGGCGAGGTGGTGGGCCGGGTGCTGCGTACCCGGGACGGGGTGAAGCCGGTCTTCGTCAGCGTCGGCCACCGGATGAGCCTGGACAACGCCGCCGGGCAGGTGTTGGCACTGACTCCGCGTTATCGGCTGCCGGAGACCACCCGGACCGCCGACCGGCTCTGCCGGAACGCCCTCGCCGCGGCTGGCCAGGGCACCTGA
- a CDS encoding DinB family protein, whose translation MADSPTDDAGDEKRAQGFAWSNMFVHPDDDPRSDGGFDDERTTLVGYLRDQRLTLELKCADLDAEQLTRRAVPPSTLSLLGLVRHMAEVERGWFRRVMAGEDAPRIYKTETDPDADFNDVVAEPEVVAEAWRSWRAEVEFAERLVDATPDLGTTGTMRDGDTISLRELLVHMIEEYARHNGHADLLRELIDGRIGQ comes from the coding sequence ATGGCGGACTCACCCACCGACGACGCGGGCGACGAGAAGCGTGCGCAGGGCTTTGCGTGGTCGAACATGTTCGTGCACCCGGACGACGACCCGCGCTCCGATGGCGGGTTCGACGACGAGCGGACGACGCTCGTCGGGTACCTGCGCGACCAGCGCCTCACCCTGGAGCTGAAGTGTGCCGACCTGGACGCCGAACAGTTGACCCGGCGGGCCGTACCGCCGTCGACGCTGTCGCTGCTCGGCCTGGTCCGGCACATGGCCGAGGTGGAGCGGGGTTGGTTCCGGCGGGTGATGGCCGGCGAGGACGCGCCGAGGATCTACAAGACGGAGACCGACCCGGACGCGGACTTCAACGATGTGGTCGCCGAACCGGAGGTGGTCGCGGAGGCATGGCGGAGTTGGCGCGCGGAGGTCGAGTTCGCCGAACGACTGGTCGACGCGACGCCTGACCTCGGCACCACCGGCACCATGCGTGACGGCGACACGATCTCGTTGCGTGAGCTGCTCGTGCACATGATCGAGGAGTACGCCCGGCACAACGGCCACGCCGACCTGCTCCGTGAACTGATCGACGGCCGCATCGGGCAGTAG